One genomic window of Methyloceanibacter sp. wino2 includes the following:
- a CDS encoding MaoC family dehydratase, with the protein MTQTPKIDRTVTGNYFEDFKVGEEIVHATPRTVTVGDVSVYTALYSGRFAVQSSDAFAQSIGYPRSPIDDTLVFHFVIGKTVPDVSRNAIANLGYAEFRFLAPVYPGDTIASTSEVIGVKQNSSGKNGTVYVRTTGRNQNGEPVLSFARWVMVVKKNLDLPAPETVIPELDKEISPDTLGKALPPLKLTVYDYALAGSPRRWGDYAVGDKINHVDGQTIEEAEHQMATRLYQNTARVHFNQHRESQERFGRRLVYGGHIISIARSLSFNGLANAFHVLGLNGARHAAPSFAGDTIYAWSEVLDKAELPGRSDAGALRLRTFAVKDRDCADFPGVKEDGKLEDGVVLDMDYWVALPR; encoded by the coding sequence ATGACCCAGACACCAAAGATCGACCGCACCGTTACCGGAAACTATTTCGAGGACTTCAAAGTCGGCGAGGAGATCGTGCACGCCACGCCGCGCACCGTCACCGTCGGCGATGTCAGCGTCTACACGGCGCTCTATAGCGGCCGCTTCGCCGTGCAATCCTCGGACGCCTTCGCCCAGAGCATCGGCTATCCGCGCTCGCCCATCGACGACACGCTCGTCTTCCATTTCGTGATCGGCAAAACGGTGCCCGACGTGTCGCGCAACGCCATCGCCAATCTCGGTTATGCGGAGTTCCGCTTCCTCGCGCCGGTCTATCCGGGCGACACCATCGCCTCGACCTCGGAGGTCATCGGCGTCAAGCAGAACTCGAGCGGCAAGAACGGCACGGTCTATGTGCGCACCACGGGCCGCAACCAGAACGGCGAACCGGTCCTGTCCTTCGCACGCTGGGTCATGGTGGTGAAAAAGAATCTCGACCTGCCCGCGCCCGAGACGGTGATCCCGGAGCTGGACAAGGAGATTTCGCCCGACACGCTCGGCAAGGCGCTGCCGCCCCTGAAGCTCACGGTCTACGACTACGCGCTGGCCGGATCGCCGCGCCGCTGGGGAGACTATGCGGTGGGCGACAAGATCAACCATGTGGACGGTCAGACGATCGAAGAGGCCGAGCACCAGATGGCGACGCGGCTCTATCAGAACACCGCGCGTGTACACTTCAACCAGCACCGTGAATCCCAGGAGCGCTTCGGGCGCCGCCTCGTCTATGGCGGCCACATCATCTCGATTGCGCGCTCGCTCAGCTTCAACGGCCTCGCCAACGCCTTCCATGTCCTGGGGCTCAACGGGGCGCGTCACGCGGCGCCCTCCTTCGCGGGCGACACGATCTATGCCTGGAGCGAGGTGCTGGACAAAGCCGAACTCCCGGGCCGCTCAGATGCGGGTGCGCTGCGCCTGCGCACTTTCGCCGTGAAGGACCGCGACTGCGCAGATTTCCCCGGCGTGAAGGAGGACGGCAAGCTGGAAGACGGCGTCGTGCTCGATATGGACTACTGGGTCGCCCTGCCGCGCTAA
- a CDS encoding multidrug efflux SMR transporter codes for MPWVYLIAAGLFEVGFASTLKLTDGFTKLWPTLIFTVCIVLSFVLLNKAVKDLPIGTAYAIWTGIGAAGTAIIGILVYKEPVTALRLFFIATLIGSIIGLKLATTTT; via the coding sequence ATGCCCTGGGTGTATCTTATCGCCGCCGGGCTCTTCGAGGTCGGTTTTGCCTCGACGCTCAAACTCACCGACGGTTTCACGAAACTCTGGCCAACTCTGATTTTCACCGTCTGCATCGTTCTTTCGTTCGTCCTTCTCAACAAGGCGGTGAAGGATCTGCCGATCGGAACCGCCTATGCGATTTGGACGGGGATTGGCGCTGCAGGCACTGCCATTATCGGGATCCTCGTCTATAAGGAGCCCGTCACGGCGCTGCGCCTGTTCTTCATCGCGACGCTGATCGGTTCCATCATCGGATTGAAACTCGCAACAACGACCACATGA
- the pqqA gene encoding pyrroloquinoline quinone precursor peptide PqqA: MKEWLKPEITESEAGMEVTSYLPAELDRA, encoded by the coding sequence ATGAAAGAGTGGCTGAAGCCCGAGATCACCGAGTCCGAAGCTGGCATGGAAGTGACTTCCTACCTCCCGGCTGAGCTCGACCGCGCTTAA
- the pqqA gene encoding pyrroloquinoline quinone precursor peptide PqqA: MKEWLKPEITESEAGMEVTSYLPAELDRA, encoded by the coding sequence ATGAAAGAGTGGCTGAAGCCCGAGATCACCGAGTCCGAAGCTGGTATGGAAGTGACTTCCTACCTTCCGGCCGAGCTCGACCGCGCTTAA
- the pqqA gene encoding pyrroloquinoline quinone precursor peptide PqqA: MKEWLKPEITESEAGMEVTSYLPAELDRA, encoded by the coding sequence ATGAAAGAGTGGCTGAAGCCCGAGATCACCGAGTCCGAAGCTGGCATGGAAGTTACTTCCTACCTTCCGGCTGAGCTCGACCGCGCTTAA
- the cynS gene encoding cyanase translates to MGIPATREATAAAIVQAMKTKKLRFETLASETGLSPFIVTAAVKGQMSLPQEAAAKIAKATGVPEAEDYLTEIPSRGSLGQAVPTDPLMYRFYEIVQVYGTTLKALIEEEFGDGIMSAIDFDLDISRQPDPNGDRVRVVMTGKFLKFKRG, encoded by the coding sequence ATGGGTATCCCTGCCACCCGCGAGGCCACAGCTGCGGCCATCGTGCAAGCCATGAAGACCAAGAAACTGCGGTTCGAGACGCTCGCTTCGGAGACGGGCCTAAGCCCGTTCATCGTGACCGCCGCCGTCAAAGGTCAAATGTCCCTACCCCAAGAGGCCGCCGCCAAGATCGCCAAGGCAACCGGGGTGCCGGAAGCCGAAGACTACCTGACGGAGATTCCCTCGCGCGGCTCGCTCGGCCAGGCCGTTCCGACGGATCCGCTCATGTACCGCTTCTACGAGATCGTCCAGGTCTATGGTACGACCCTCAAAGCGCTGATCGAAGAGGAGTTTGGCGACGGCATTATGAGCGCCATCGACTTCGACCTCGACATCTCTCGCCAGCCCGATCCGAACGGTGACAGGGTGCGCGTCGTGATGACGGGCAAATTTCTTAAATTCAAACGCGGCTAG
- a CDS encoding NAD-dependent formate dehydrogenase translates to MAKVLCVLYDDPIDGFPPKYARDSIPHIAGYADGQTAPTPDAIDFNPGELLGSVSGELGLRKFLEANGHELVVTSDKDGANSTFEKELVDADVVISQPFWPAYLTAERIAKAKNLKLALTAGIGSDHVDLQAAMDNGVTVAEVTFCNSISVAEHVVMQILSLVRNYIPSYQWAVNGGWNIADCVERSYDLEGMEVGTVAAGRIGLAVMRRLKPFGVNLHYYDKHRLPVDVEEELGLTFHPDVESLAKACDVVTINCPLHPETEHLFDDAMIGKMKRGSYLVNTARGKICDRDAVVRALESGQLAGYAGDVWFPQPAPKDHPWRTMPNHGMTPHISGTSLSAQTRYAAGTREILECFFAGKPIRDEYLIVQGGALAGTGAHSYTAGDATGGSEEAEKFKKAG, encoded by the coding sequence ATGGCAAAAGTTCTCTGTGTACTCTACGACGATCCAATTGACGGCTTCCCGCCGAAATACGCGCGCGACAGCATTCCCCACATCGCGGGATACGCGGACGGGCAGACCGCCCCGACGCCCGACGCGATCGACTTCAATCCCGGCGAACTGCTCGGCAGCGTCTCCGGCGAGCTCGGACTACGCAAGTTCCTCGAAGCCAATGGCCACGAACTCGTCGTGACGTCCGACAAGGACGGCGCAAATTCGACGTTCGAGAAAGAGTTGGTCGATGCCGACGTCGTCATCTCCCAGCCCTTCTGGCCGGCCTATCTGACGGCTGAGCGGATCGCCAAAGCGAAGAACCTCAAACTGGCCCTGACAGCCGGCATCGGGTCCGACCATGTCGACCTGCAGGCCGCGATGGACAACGGCGTCACCGTCGCCGAAGTGACTTTCTGCAACTCGATCAGCGTCGCCGAGCACGTGGTCATGCAGATCCTGTCGCTCGTTCGCAACTACATCCCCTCCTACCAGTGGGCCGTGAATGGCGGCTGGAATATCGCCGACTGCGTCGAGCGGTCCTACGACCTGGAAGGTATGGAAGTCGGCACGGTCGCGGCGGGCCGCATCGGCCTTGCGGTTATGCGCCGCCTGAAGCCGTTCGGCGTGAACCTGCACTATTACGACAAGCACCGCCTGCCTGTTGATGTGGAGGAGGAACTTGGACTGACCTTCCATCCCGATGTCGAATCCCTCGCCAAGGCCTGCGACGTCGTCACCATCAACTGCCCGCTCCATCCCGAGACGGAGCATCTGTTCGACGATGCGATGATCGGCAAGATGAAGCGCGGCAGCTACCTGGTGAACACCGCGCGCGGCAAGATCTGCGATCGTGACGCCGTGGTGCGCGCGCTCGAGAGCGGCCAACTCGCAGGCTATGCGGGCGATGTCTGGTTCCCGCAGCCGGCGCCCAAGGATCACCCGTGGCGCACCATGCCGAACCACGGCATGACGCCCCATATCTCGGGCACGTCGCTCTCGGCCCAGACCCGCTATGCCGCCGGCACGCGCGAGATCCTGGAGTGCTTCTTCGCCGGCAAACCGATCCGCGATGAGTATCTCATCGTTCAGGGCGGCGCCCTGGCCGGTACCGGTGCGCATTCCTACACCGCCGGTGACGCCACCGGAGGCTCCGAGGAAGCGGAGAAGTTCAAGAAGGCAGGTTAA
- a CDS encoding carbonic anhydrase encodes MLTKKLLDGYWRFRNDSHPADKGRYEQLASLGQAPTALVVACCDSRVDVSAIFGAGPGDLFIVRNVANLVPPFQPDGKFHGTSAAVEYAAMVLKVPNIIVLGHSHCGGMAAYRDKLKGKPDDTDFIGTWLTQLDGLDVKKSDIERHGEETAFELAGVRQSLSNLRMFDAVRNKEAEGMLALHGLHFDIGSGVVLALDEETDTFAPLPETVDA; translated from the coding sequence GTGCTGACAAAAAAGCTTCTCGATGGGTATTGGCGGTTCCGGAACGACAGTCATCCGGCGGACAAGGGACGCTATGAACAGCTTGCCAGTTTGGGGCAGGCCCCGACCGCGCTGGTGGTGGCTTGCTGCGACTCGCGCGTCGACGTTTCGGCGATCTTCGGGGCAGGGCCCGGCGATCTGTTCATTGTGCGCAACGTCGCCAATCTCGTTCCGCCGTTTCAGCCGGACGGAAAGTTCCATGGCACGAGCGCGGCTGTCGAATATGCGGCCATGGTGCTCAAAGTTCCCAACATCATCGTGCTCGGTCACTCCCATTGCGGCGGGATGGCCGCCTATCGCGACAAGCTGAAGGGCAAGCCCGACGACACCGACTTCATTGGGACCTGGCTGACGCAGCTCGACGGGCTCGATGTCAAGAAAAGCGACATCGAAAGGCACGGCGAGGAGACGGCCTTCGAACTGGCCGGTGTGCGTCAGTCACTGTCGAACCTGCGCATGTTCGATGCGGTGCGAAACAAGGAAGCCGAGGGCATGCTCGCTCTGCATGGGCTCCATTTCGACATCGGCAGCGGCGTGGTCCTGGCCCTCGACGAGGAGACGGACACGTTTGCGCCCTTGCCCGAGACCGTCGACGCCTGA
- a CDS encoding aspartate-semialdehyde dehydrogenase, whose amino-acid sequence MGYKVAVIGATGNVGREMLNILEEREFPADEVIPIASRRSVGREVSYGDARLKCRDLENFEFSGVDFALMSAGSAISKEWSPRIGATGCVVIDNSSCWRYDPDVPLIVPEVNPDAIAGFTKKNIIANPNCSTAQLVVVLKPLHDAAKIKRVVCSTYQSVSGAGKEAMDELWNQTKGIFVTDPPSPEKFTKQIAFNVIPHIDVFLDDGSTNEEWKMVAETKKILDPKIKLTATCVRVPVFVGHAEAVNIEFETPFSADEARDVLRDAPGVLVVDKREDGGYVTPVECVGDYATFVSRIRDDQTVDNGLTLWCVSDNLRKGAALNTIQIAETMIERGLLAKKAA is encoded by the coding sequence ATGGGTTACAAAGTCGCCGTCATCGGCGCGACCGGCAATGTCGGGCGCGAAATGCTGAATATCCTCGAGGAGCGGGAGTTTCCCGCCGACGAGGTCATCCCGATCGCCTCGCGCCGCTCAGTCGGCCGCGAGGTTTCCTATGGCGACGCGCGCCTGAAGTGCCGCGACCTTGAGAACTTCGAGTTTTCCGGCGTCGACTTCGCGCTGATGTCCGCGGGCTCGGCGATTTCCAAGGAATGGTCGCCCCGGATCGGCGCGACCGGCTGCGTCGTGATCGATAACTCTTCCTGCTGGCGCTACGACCCGGACGTGCCGCTGATCGTGCCCGAAGTGAACCCCGACGCCATCGCCGGCTTCACCAAGAAGAACATCATCGCCAACCCGAACTGCTCGACCGCCCAGCTCGTCGTGGTGCTGAAGCCTCTGCACGACGCGGCCAAGATCAAGCGCGTGGTCTGCTCGACCTATCAATCCGTGTCCGGCGCGGGCAAGGAAGCGATGGACGAGCTTTGGAACCAGACCAAGGGCATCTTCGTGACCGATCCTCCGTCGCCGGAGAAGTTCACCAAGCAGATAGCCTTCAACGTCATTCCTCACATCGACGTCTTCCTGGACGACGGCTCGACCAACGAGGAATGGAAGATGGTCGCCGAGACCAAGAAGATCCTGGACCCGAAGATCAAGCTCACCGCGACATGCGTGCGCGTGCCCGTCTTTGTCGGCCACGCCGAAGCCGTGAACATCGAGTTCGAGACCCCGTTCAGCGCCGACGAGGCCCGCGACGTCTTGCGTGACGCGCCGGGCGTCCTCGTGGTCGACAAGCGCGAGGACGGCGGTTACGTGACGCCGGTCGAGTGCGTCGGCGACTACGCCACCTTCGTCAGCCGCATTCGCGACGACCAAACCGTCGACAACGGCCTGACGCTGTGGTGCGTCTCGGACAACCTCCGCAAAGGTGCGGCGCTCAACACGATCCAGATCGCCGAGACCATGATTGAGCGCGGGTTGCTCGCGAAGAAAGCGGCCTAG
- the leuB gene encoding 3-isopropylmalate dehydrogenase — translation MASFKLLLLPGDGIGTEVMDEVTRLVEWANGTGAISIETETDLVGGCAYDEHGEAISEEAMKTAHAADAVMLGAVGGPKWDGVPYDKRPEAGLLRLRKDLELFANLRPAICYPALAEASSLKRELVEGLDIMIVRELTGGVYFGEPKEITDLGNGQKRAVDTQVYETYEIERIAAVAFDLARKRGNLVHSAEKRNVMKTGVLWNEVVTQVHKDSYSDVKLEHILADNCAMQLVRAPKQFDVIVTDNLFGDVLSDEAAMATGSLGMLPSASLGAADENGMRPAMYEPVHGSAPDIAGQGKANPIATIASFAMCLRYSFDQGALADKIEAAIADVLDQGLRTGDIAQAGCKTVGTREMGDAIIASLNNAS, via the coding sequence ATGGCCTCATTCAAACTCTTACTTCTTCCCGGCGACGGCATCGGCACCGAGGTGATGGACGAGGTCACGCGCCTCGTCGAATGGGCGAACGGCACAGGGGCGATTTCAATCGAGACCGAGACGGATCTCGTGGGCGGCTGCGCCTACGACGAACACGGCGAAGCCATTTCCGAGGAGGCGATGAAGACGGCGCACGCGGCCGACGCGGTCATGCTGGGCGCCGTAGGCGGGCCGAAATGGGACGGCGTGCCCTACGACAAGCGCCCCGAAGCCGGCCTGTTGCGCCTCCGCAAGGACCTCGAGCTCTTCGCCAATCTGCGGCCTGCGATCTGCTACCCGGCCCTGGCCGAGGCTTCGTCGTTGAAGCGCGAGCTGGTCGAGGGGCTCGACATCATGATCGTGCGCGAACTGACCGGGGGCGTCTATTTCGGCGAACCCAAGGAGATCACCGATCTCGGCAACGGCCAGAAGCGTGCCGTCGACACCCAGGTCTACGAGACCTACGAGATCGAGCGCATCGCCGCCGTCGCCTTCGATCTCGCCCGCAAGCGCGGCAACCTGGTGCACTCCGCCGAGAAGCGGAACGTGATGAAGACTGGCGTCCTATGGAACGAGGTAGTCACCCAGGTCCACAAGGACAGCTATTCGGACGTGAAGCTCGAGCACATCCTCGCCGACAACTGCGCCATGCAACTCGTCCGCGCGCCCAAGCAGTTCGACGTGATCGTGACCGACAATCTGTTCGGCGACGTGCTTTCCGACGAAGCGGCCATGGCCACGGGCTCGCTCGGCATGCTGCCGTCCGCGTCGCTCGGCGCCGCCGATGAGAACGGCATGCGGCCGGCCATGTACGAGCCCGTGCATGGCTCGGCGCCCGACATCGCCGGCCAAGGCAAGGCCAACCCGATCGCGACCATCGCTAGCTTCGCCATGTGCCTGCGCTACTCTTTCGACCAGGGCGCGCTGGCCGACAAGATCGAAGCGGCCATCGCCGACGTGCTGGACCAGGGCTTGCGGACCGGCGACATCGCGCAGGCCGGCTGCAAGACCGTCGGGACCCGTGAGATGGGCGATGCCATCATCGCGTCGCTAAACAATGCCAGTTAG
- the leuD gene encoding 3-isopropylmalate dehydratase small subunit, whose amino-acid sequence MEKFTTLTGIAAHLPMINVDTDMIIPKNYLKTIKRTGLGEGLFAELRYDEKGTKDPDFVLHKEPYTKAQILIAGDNFGCGSSREHAPWALLDFGFRCIIAPSFADIFYNNCFKNGILPIVLPQEDIAKLIDDAERGDNARLTIDLEAQEISGPDGGKIHFDVDPHRKRCLIEGLDDIGLTLEKAANIDAYEQKIAAGRPWV is encoded by the coding sequence ATGGAAAAATTCACGACACTCACGGGCATAGCCGCCCATCTGCCGATGATCAACGTCGACACGGACATGATCATCCCCAAGAACTACCTGAAGACGATCAAGCGCACCGGCCTGGGCGAGGGCCTTTTCGCCGAGCTGCGCTATGACGAGAAGGGCACCAAGGATCCCGATTTCGTGCTCCACAAGGAGCCCTACACGAAGGCGCAGATCCTGATCGCGGGCGACAATTTCGGCTGCGGCTCCTCCCGCGAGCACGCGCCCTGGGCCCTGCTCGATTTCGGCTTCCGCTGCATCATCGCGCCGTCATTCGCGGACATCTTCTACAACAACTGCTTCAAGAACGGCATTCTGCCCATCGTTCTGCCGCAGGAAGACATCGCAAAGCTGATCGACGACGCCGAGCGCGGCGACAATGCGCGGCTGACCATCGACCTGGAAGCCCAGGAGATCTCCGGGCCCGACGGCGGCAAGATCCACTTCGACGTCGATCCGCACCGCAAGCGCTGCCTGATCGAAGGGCTCGACGACATCGGCCTCACGCTGGAGAAAGCCGCGAACATCGACGCTTACGAGCAGAAGATCGCCGCCGGGAGACCTTGGGTCTAG
- a CDS encoding PH domain-containing protein, protein MAGTVIYEAHPAMFRASPFYFILCVLLIAVFGLGIILLLYWYLKCQATSLTVTDHELLYEKGILSKERLAVALRHVRSVQVNQSFLNRIFGVGEVIIATAGDEPEFSVGELPEPHEVREAISRAQASQLDD, encoded by the coding sequence ATGGCAGGCACGGTGATTTATGAGGCCCATCCGGCGATGTTCCGGGCGAGCCCCTTCTATTTCATCCTCTGCGTGCTGCTGATTGCCGTGTTCGGCCTCGGCATCATCCTGTTGCTATACTGGTATCTCAAATGCCAGGCGACATCGCTGACTGTCACCGACCACGAGTTGCTCTACGAGAAGGGCATCTTGAGCAAGGAGCGGCTTGCGGTCGCGCTGCGTCACGTGCGCTCCGTTCAGGTCAATCAGAGCTTCCTCAACCGGATTTTCGGCGTCGGCGAAGTGATCATCGCCACCGCCGGCGACGAGCCTGAATTCTCCGTCGGCGAACTGCCTGAGCCCCATGAAGTGCGCGAGGCGATCAGCCGGGCGCAGGCTTCGCAGTTGGACGACTAG
- a CDS encoding metallopeptidase family protein, which yields MTQSHHHRVPDLADFEAVANQTFAQLPATFRDMTQEVVIRVEDFPASEVLESLHIDSPYGLLGLYHGIDLTRQSVLDVSPLPEMIFLYRRPILAYWQSHDEALEDIIAHVLIHEIGHHFGLSDDDMERIESEAAG from the coding sequence ATGACGCAGTCACACCACCATCGCGTGCCGGACCTCGCCGATTTCGAAGCGGTCGCGAACCAGACCTTCGCGCAGCTCCCGGCCACGTTCCGTGACATGACCCAGGAAGTGGTCATCCGCGTCGAGGATTTCCCGGCATCGGAGGTCCTCGAGAGCCTCCACATCGACTCTCCTTATGGGCTTTTGGGCCTCTATCACGGCATCGATCTCACCCGGCAGAGCGTGCTCGATGTCTCGCCGCTCCCGGAGATGATCTTCCTCTACAGGCGTCCGATTCTGGCCTACTGGCAGAGCCATGACGAAGCGCTTGAGGACATCATCGCCCATGTCTTGATCCACGAGATCGGCCACCATTTCGGCCTCTCCGATGACGACATGGAGCGCATCGAGTCGGAAGCCGCGGGCTAA
- a CDS encoding class I SAM-dependent methyltransferase — MTSLVQKKFGEAASDYAACAVHAEGPSLARLTELIETKPTWRQLDIATGAGHTALAFAPGIAKSTASDITPEMLAQVKRLAKERGLMNVVTRKANAQDLPFPDTSFHLVTCRLAAHHFPKPEKFVAEAARVLIPGGIFALVDNVSPDDADTSTIYNGFEKLRDPSHGRALSLQEWCALIDEAGLELQSAEVMDQDIGFEAWVERMRCSPQTVTRLREMLDEEPLRGLLRPREAAEGLTFTLREAIVLAGKPA; from the coding sequence ATGACATCGCTGGTCCAGAAGAAGTTCGGTGAAGCCGCAAGCGATTACGCGGCCTGCGCCGTGCATGCGGAAGGCCCCTCGCTCGCCCGGCTCACGGAGCTGATCGAGACGAAGCCCACCTGGCGGCAGCTCGACATCGCGACGGGCGCCGGCCACACGGCGCTCGCCTTCGCGCCTGGCATCGCCAAGTCGACCGCATCCGACATCACGCCGGAAATGCTCGCCCAGGTGAAGCGGCTGGCGAAAGAGCGCGGCCTGATGAACGTCGTCACGCGCAAAGCCAACGCCCAGGACCTGCCCTTCCCCGACACGAGCTTCCACCTCGTGACGTGCCGGCTGGCGGCGCATCATTTTCCGAAGCCCGAGAAGTTCGTGGCCGAGGCCGCGCGCGTGCTGATCCCCGGCGGCATCTTCGCCCTGGTGGACAACGTCTCCCCGGACGATGCGGACACGTCCACGATCTACAACGGCTTTGAGAAGCTGCGCGACCCCAGCCATGGCCGGGCGCTGTCCCTCCAAGAGTGGTGCGCGCTGATTGACGAAGCAGGTCTGGAACTCCAGTCCGCCGAGGTGATGGATCAGGACATCGGTTTCGAGGCGTGGGTGGAGCGCATGCGTTGCAGCCCGCAAACGGTGACCCGCTTGCGCGAGATGCTCGACGAGGAGCCGTTGCGGGGCCTGTTGCGCCCACGCGAGGCCGCGGAAGGGCTCACCTTCACCTTGCGCGAGGCGATCGTCCTTGCGGGGAAGCCGGCCTAG
- the leuC gene encoding 3-isopropylmalate dehydratase large subunit: MAKPRTLYDKIWDEHLVHEAPDGTSLLYIDRHLVHEVTSPQAFEGLRMAGRDVRAPEKTLAVVDHNVPTTDRSKGIDDPDSATQVAALAKNAKDFGIDYYHELDERQGIVHVVGPEQGFTLPGTTIVCGDSHTSTHGAFGALAHGIGTSEVEHVLATQTLIQQKAKNMLVRVDGKLPENVTAKDIILAIIGKIGTAGGTGHVIEYAGEAIRDLSMEGRMTVCNMSIEGGARAGLIAPDQKTFDYIMGRPRAPKGAAFEMAKAHWETLFTDEGAHFDAEIVLDAANLPPIVTWGTSPEQVVAIDGRVPNPADIADETKRQAAMRALDYMGLKGGEKVTDIALDRIFIGSCTNGRIEDLRAVAKVVAGQHVNENLNAMIVPGSGLVKLQAEEEGLDKIFTEAGFEWREPGCSMCLAMNPDKLAPGERCASTSNRNFEGRQGRLGRTHLVSPQMAAAAAIAGRFVDIRELH, translated from the coding sequence ATGGCAAAGCCCCGCACGCTCTACGACAAAATCTGGGACGAACATCTGGTCCACGAGGCCCCCGACGGGACCTCTCTTCTCTACATCGACCGTCACCTCGTCCACGAGGTTACGAGCCCGCAGGCCTTCGAGGGTCTGCGCATGGCAGGCCGCGACGTGCGCGCACCCGAGAAGACGCTCGCCGTGGTGGACCACAACGTTCCGACGACGGATCGCTCCAAGGGCATCGACGATCCGGATTCGGCCACCCAGGTCGCGGCACTCGCCAAGAATGCCAAGGACTTCGGCATCGACTATTATCACGAGCTGGACGAGCGCCAGGGCATCGTGCACGTGGTTGGCCCCGAGCAAGGCTTCACCCTGCCCGGCACCACCATCGTCTGCGGCGACAGCCACACCTCGACCCATGGCGCCTTCGGCGCGCTGGCCCACGGCATCGGCACGTCCGAGGTGGAGCATGTGCTCGCTACTCAGACGCTGATCCAGCAGAAGGCCAAGAACATGCTGGTGCGCGTGGACGGCAAGCTGCCCGAGAACGTCACCGCCAAGGACATCATCCTCGCCATCATCGGCAAGATCGGCACCGCCGGCGGCACCGGCCACGTCATCGAATACGCGGGCGAGGCTATTCGCGACCTTTCCATGGAAGGCCGCATGACCGTCTGCAACATGTCGATCGAGGGTGGCGCCCGCGCTGGTCTTATCGCGCCCGATCAGAAGACGTTCGACTACATCATGGGCCGCCCGCGCGCGCCGAAAGGCGCCGCGTTCGAAATGGCGAAGGCCCATTGGGAGACGCTGTTCACCGACGAAGGCGCCCATTTCGACGCCGAGATCGTGCTGGACGCGGCCAACCTGCCGCCCATCGTCACCTGGGGCACGAGCCCCGAGCAGGTGGTGGCCATTGACGGCCGCGTGCCGAACCCGGCTGACATCGCCGACGAGACGAAGCGTCAGGCCGCGATGCGCGCGCTCGACTATATGGGTCTCAAGGGCGGCGAGAAGGTCACCGACATCGCGCTGGACCGCATCTTCATCGGCTCCTGCACCAACGGCCGCATCGAGGATTTGCGCGCCGTGGCGAAGGTGGTCGCCGGCCAGCACGTCAACGAGAACCTGAACGCGATGATCGTGCCTGGCTCCGGCCTCGTGAAGCTGCAGGCCGAGGAAGAGGGTCTGGACAAGATCTTCACCGAAGCCGGCTTCGAATGGCGCGAGCCGGGCTGTTCCATGTGCCTTGCCATGAACCCGGACAAGCTGGCGCCAGGCGAGCGTTGCGCATCGACCTCGAACCGCAACTTCGAAGGCCGTCAGGGCCGCTTGGGCCGTACCCATCTGGTCTCGCCGCAAATGGCTGCCGCCGCGGCTATTGCCGGGCGCTTCGTCGACATCCGCGAACTGCACTAA